A genomic region of Streptomyces rimosus contains the following coding sequences:
- a CDS encoding universal stress protein, which translates to MAGHEIPEPADRKQVADPMADLRAAEETRHSCDPAFRHGVVVGFDGSMSSERALAYAIGMARRSASGLIIVHVANRLPTTVWAGCEPPVFVDVPDHRTEVLGLELACADHLAEIPWILVERGGDICHELEEVGQEYEADAIVVGSSHGLVGRIFGSVAGRLARRAQRPVVVIP; encoded by the coding sequence ATGGCCGGTCACGAAATCCCCGAACCCGCGGACCGCAAGCAGGTCGCCGATCCGATGGCGGACCTCCGAGCGGCGGAAGAGACACGCCATTCCTGCGACCCCGCCTTCCGGCACGGTGTCGTGGTCGGCTTCGACGGCTCGATGTCGAGCGAGCGGGCGTTGGCGTATGCAATCGGTATGGCGCGGCGCTCGGCGTCGGGCCTGATCATCGTCCATGTGGCCAACCGGCTGCCCACGACGGTCTGGGCGGGCTGCGAGCCCCCGGTCTTCGTGGACGTGCCGGACCACCGCACGGAAGTGCTGGGCCTGGAGCTGGCCTGCGCCGACCATCTGGCGGAGATCCCCTGGATCCTCGTGGAGCGCGGTGGCGACATCTGCCACGAGCTGGAAGAGGTCGGGCAGGAGTACGAAGCCGACGCGATCGTGGTCGGCTCGTCGCACGGCCTCGTGGGCCGCATCTTCGGCTCGGTGGCGGGCCGGCTGGCCCGGCGGGCGCAGCGGCCCGTGGTCGTCATTCCCTGA
- the glmS gene encoding glutamine--fructose-6-phosphate transaminase (isomerizing): MCGIVGYIGKRDVAPLLLEGLQRLEYRGYDSAGIAIHAKGTGKAAGGLKTAKAKGRVRELESRLPKRFAGTAGIAHTRWATHGAPTDENAHPHVDTEGKVAVVHNGIIDNADELRAKLTADGVEFVSETDTEVLAHLIGRSQAPTLEEQVREALRVIEGTYGIAVLHADFPERIVVARNGSPVVLGIGEKEMFVSSDVAALVSHTRQVVTLDDGEMATLKADDYRTYTTEGSHTSAQPTTVEWEAESYDMGGHDTYMHKEICEQADAVDRVLRGRIDDRFSTVHLGGLNLDPREARAIRRVKILGCGTSYHAGQIGAQMIEELARIPSDAEPASEFRYRNPVVDPDTLYIAVSQSGETYDVLAAVQELKRKGARVLGVVNVVGSAIARETHGGVYVHAGPEVCVVSTKCFTNTVVAFGLLALHLGRIRDLSVADGKRIIEGLRKLPGQIQEILELEDEVKKLAAEYADAKSMMFIGRVRGYPVAREASLKLKEISYIHAEAYPASELKHGPLALIEPAMPTVAIVPDDDLLEKNRAAMEEIKARSGRILAVAHQKQDKADHTIVVPKNENELDPILMGIPLQLLAYHVALAMGRDIDKPRNLAKSVTVE; encoded by the coding sequence ATGTGCGGGATCGTCGGCTACATCGGTAAGCGGGACGTGGCTCCGCTGCTTCTCGAGGGACTGCAGCGCCTGGAGTACCGCGGGTACGACTCCGCCGGTATCGCCATCCACGCCAAGGGCACCGGCAAGGCCGCCGGCGGCCTGAAGACCGCCAAGGCCAAGGGCCGCGTCCGCGAGCTGGAGTCCCGCCTGCCCAAGCGCTTCGCGGGCACCGCCGGCATCGCGCACACCCGCTGGGCCACCCACGGCGCGCCGACCGACGAGAACGCCCACCCGCACGTGGACACCGAGGGCAAGGTCGCCGTCGTCCACAACGGCATCATCGACAACGCCGACGAGCTGCGCGCCAAGCTCACCGCGGACGGCGTGGAGTTCGTCTCCGAGACCGACACCGAGGTGCTGGCCCACCTGATCGGCCGCTCCCAGGCGCCGACCCTGGAGGAGCAGGTCCGCGAGGCCCTGCGGGTCATCGAGGGCACGTACGGCATCGCCGTGCTGCACGCCGACTTCCCCGAGCGCATCGTCGTCGCCCGCAACGGCTCGCCGGTCGTCCTCGGCATCGGCGAGAAGGAGATGTTCGTCTCCTCCGACGTCGCAGCGCTGGTCTCGCACACCCGCCAGGTCGTCACCCTCGACGACGGCGAGATGGCCACCCTCAAGGCCGACGACTACCGCACCTACACCACCGAGGGCTCGCACACCTCCGCGCAGCCGACCACGGTGGAGTGGGAGGCCGAGTCGTACGACATGGGCGGCCACGACACGTACATGCACAAGGAGATCTGCGAGCAGGCCGACGCCGTCGACCGCGTGCTGCGCGGGCGGATCGACGACCGCTTCTCCACCGTGCACCTGGGCGGCCTGAACCTGGACCCGCGCGAGGCGCGCGCCATCCGCCGGGTCAAGATCCTGGGCTGCGGCACCTCGTACCACGCGGGCCAGATCGGCGCGCAGATGATCGAGGAGCTGGCCCGTATCCCCTCGGACGCCGAGCCGGCCTCCGAGTTCCGCTACCGCAACCCGGTCGTGGACCCCGACACCCTCTACATCGCGGTCTCCCAGTCCGGTGAGACCTACGACGTGCTGGCCGCCGTGCAGGAGCTCAAGCGCAAGGGCGCGCGCGTCCTGGGCGTGGTGAACGTGGTCGGCTCGGCGATCGCCCGGGAGACCCACGGCGGCGTGTACGTGCACGCGGGCCCCGAGGTCTGCGTGGTCTCCACCAAGTGCTTCACCAACACCGTGGTCGCCTTCGGCCTGCTCGCGCTGCACCTGGGCCGCATCCGCGACCTGTCCGTCGCGGACGGCAAGCGGATCATCGAGGGCCTGCGCAAGCTGCCCGGCCAGATCCAGGAGATCCTGGAGCTGGAGGACGAGGTCAAGAAGCTGGCGGCCGAGTACGCCGACGCCAAGTCGATGATGTTCATCGGCCGGGTGCGCGGCTACCCGGTGGCCCGCGAGGCCTCCCTCAAGCTCAAGGAGATCTCCTACATCCACGCCGAGGCGTACCCGGCGTCCGAGCTCAAGCACGGTCCGCTGGCGCTGATCGAGCCGGCCATGCCGACCGTGGCGATCGTCCCGGACGACGACCTGCTGGAGAAGAACCGCGCCGCGATGGAGGAGATCAAGGCCCGCAGCGGCCGCATCCTGGCCGTCGCGCACCAGAAGCAGGACAAGGCCGACCACACCATCGTCGTGCCGAAGAACGAGAACGAGCTGGACCCGATCCTGATGGGCATTCCGCTCCAGCTGCTGGCCTACCACGTGGCGCTGGCCATGGGCCGGGACATCGACAAGCCCCGCAACCTGGCGAAGTCGGTCACGGTCGAGTAG